The stretch of DNA GACCTTTCCGTGGATCAATCAAACGGTGTACCATGTCTTGAGCGTTCACGCGACTCGTGGACCCGTTGTCTGTCTCTTGCGGTCTTGGCCTGAATGAGTGGTAGTATTTTAAAAGAAATGGATGGCCCCCAAAGTGATGGATCCGTCAATCCGAAAATGGGCCACTTTTGTGTATGGGCTTACCAGTAGACGAATGTGCTGCTGGGCCAAACGGGGCAGGGCGACCCAAAAAAAAACACGACTGAGGAGAAAGAGCTCTCATTCAGGGCCGAACAGCACGCGAACTGGCCCATACTTGGTTTCGTCGCCCTTCGGCTTTtgtcttcttctttttttccctgGATCTTTTATCACACAACTAGGGGGGACAATGTTTTTCGGAGCAGAAACGTTGAAGAAGCATTTCTGCAAGGCTGTGCCGAGCCTGCGGGTTAGTTTGTCCCCTTGAAGAAACGCTTGATCAGAAACAAGACGGCAGTACGTATCTAGTCGTTTCCGGCTTGGCGAGCCTCGATCGATGATCCTGCTCCGACTCCTCAAGGCAACCATGCGTCAAACCGAAGCACGCGCGGAGCCTCACGTTCCACCAACCAACCAAGACACGGAGAGGGCGAGCCGTATCCGATACAGATCCAACGTGCGGCAGCCACGAGATCGACCGAACGcgtctccggccgccggccgggcACTTTTGCGGCGCTGCCACGCGCCGGGGAGTCAGGAACGCGGACTCTCGGACGGACggacgcgggggggggggggggggggggggttggggcGAAAAGCGCGACCGCTTTGCCGCCCGtatccaccgccgccacctcaccGGCGTATGTAGCCACCCCACCCCCActcggcggcggccgcgtcgaTCTGGAAAGCAGAGGCCAGGCACTACAGAATCGAGGCAGGGCATCGATGCCGCTGGCCCCGCTGCACACCTGTTGGTCTCCCTCTCTCGGGAAGCTAAGCTACGAAGACGACATATGTATATATGTTCAAGCTTATCAGGCACAAGAGCGTACGTAACGGCGCGGATATGTTAGAATCTGGAAGGAATATATGCTGACCGGTGGATCGAGTAGATGGATAGATGTATAGGAGCGACGCATCTGACGCGGCCTCCCTCCCCTGTCGAGATGCGGTTAGGTCAGGAGCCAAGCAAGGCCGCCGGGATGGATCTGCGCATCCATCCACGACCGTGGCgcatggcggccggcggcgcgcgagATCGCTGGCTCGATCACCATGCAGGAAAGGAGATCGCTGTCCTGTCGACCAGTGCGAGTGggtaggccggccggccggctcggATGGATAAGCGCGGATAGCCCTCGCCGCGCGCACCGCCGACACGTAGAGCTACTAAGGACGGCGTCCTAGTCTGCTAGACTACACATCGTCTCGGCGAATCTTGCAGCAGGGGCGGACGACATGTCGCGCGGCTGCCATGCCATTGCCATGGCATGCGAATCCGTGTGTGGCGGCCGGAGTCAAAGGATAGAGAGAGGGATCGGTGAGGCGGCCGTCGCGCTCGTGCGTCCGAGCGAGGCTACGCTACGCGCTGCCGCGCTTTTAATTTGGTGGCGCGCGCGAGGGCTGGTCCGTCGTCGATGGATGAGCGGAACGGATCGGGTAGGGGAATCTGGCTGTCCCGGTCGGGCGGGGCAGCGTCACGCCGCCCAACGACAGCGCCGCCTCTGTACGCTTCTCTCCCCGGGACGGGATGGGAGGGCCCCCCGCTACCCCGTGCACCGCAGTGTAGCTTGCGCTAATGATAGATAGGGTTCCAATAATTCCATGTGCAAAAGCTTCGTCCACGCAGCTACGGATCATCAGACAGGGGGGAACTTCAGAAATTTTGAGAAAGAATAAGCCGAAAGCTACATATAACATCCAGTTCTTCCTCTAGACATCCTATCATCAGTCAGCCTAAAGTTCTCTCTTTATTTCAACAGTCAGTCTAACTAGAAAAAATTAGGGACTGCTTGTACATCAGCACAATATAAAAGCTCCTTCCTTAGAGTAAGTATATTCATATGTCACATCATTTTTCTCTCTAGTTTTTTTGCTTTTGCGCAACAGAATTTAAAGTTTTTTTTAAACACATTACGGATGTAGACTCGCACTCACGAGGCACGCAACCCTATCCGTATAAGCACTTTCGAAAGATTGAAATGGCAGATCTCGATATTTATGAATTCATCATAGGGCACCTCGCCGTCAATGGGCATATTGGCTCCTATTGAAAGAATAGTGTCCGTTAAATTCTATaataaattcagaaaaatacgagCACGAGTGACGAGTTAAGAACTCGAACCCAAATTGGTAGATTCCACCGTAAGTAACATTATTACCTGCTGAGCGTAACTTTTATAGCTATTGGATTCAGATGTAGTGGTTCATGTTAACCTCATCTCTCTTTTTCAACACCCACATATCTACTTCATTCGCTCTTATTATGGTTTTTCCCACTCCAAAGATGATGCCCACGCACGAGCTCCACATGCACTTTGCCTTTTTACTGTTCATCTACTTCCTCATTCCTTCGCCATCATGATTGAAATTTCTCGCTGCCTTTCACGCAGTTATATAAAAGTTCTACTTGCATGTTCTTTCTCAACTTCAGTGAGTTCTCGCTCCCCGTCATCCTCCTTACGTAGTGTAAATCCATCCAAGACGTTTTAATGTTCAATTTGTCGTAGGAAGACACTTGTTCAGCTCACTCTCAATAATGTTGACTCGATGACACTCCGGCCTGAGAAAACCTATGGATTCCCCAATGAATCTGGACTTATCCAGGTAAACTGCCAAATCGCCAACACGCAAATGGACGCATATAGAGCACAAGTGTACCCTTCTCGATTGGCATGAACAGATGTTGCAGTACCAGCACGGTGCCTCCAGCATTGGATGCCATTCCCACCAGATCTTTGCTTATCTCCAAGGAAAAGGACCAACTCGTTCGGCGCAAAGCGAGAGGCGCGCGCGCGAGTTGGCCATGGCAACAtagctcgcctcgccgggcgcTCCCCTCCACATGCCAGCGTGCCACCGCGGCGTCGCTGTCGCCCCCCGCCGCTCTCGGCCAGCGACCCGTGGTGGCCCGGGCGCAGCTTCCGCACAGCAGAGCTCGCGATCACGGCCTCAcgggcgcgcgggcgcaggcgcccCAGAAGTCAAAACCCCCGGGCGCGCTCGTGTCAAAGCCCATGTGGTTTCTCCGTCAGCCCACAGGGctgggcggcggaggggggccGCGCGATCGGACGAGGAGGACACGACACGACGAGGCGtcgctctctttctctctctttctcctagTAGGTCCCAGCTCCCAAGTCGCAACCGCATCTCGCCACCTCACCTCACGTCACGCCGCGccggggggggtgggggggggggcgggggcgcacGAGCGGATCGGAGCGGAGCGCAAGGAGgcagcgcccgcgcccgcggtGGCCGGAGCTCTTTTCTAGTAGCTCGGCCGAGGTTGTTCACGAGTCATCATCGGTCACGGATAATCCACAGCGGGGCAGGCAGCAGGCGCAGCTCGACGTCGTGGTGTCGTGCCGCCCCTGTTGCCGcggcgcacgcgcacgcgtgtcacgagcggcggcggcggcggccggcgggagcAGCCGTGACGCAACAAGAAAGATGAGGACTCGCGAGTCGCGACTCgcgaggcggccggcggggggAGCAATGATGCCGCATGCCCCACCGCTAGGCGATGATGCTACTCAAATTAGTGCTCTAAAATAATAATCCGTGACAAGATCGGAGGAAAGCAACGGAGAGGCTGAACAATCCGGGGCAGTGTATTCGACACCTGCACAGGCCGAGAAACTGATGTGCAGCAGTTCTGACGAACAGCCAGCCGATCGGTGCGGCGCCTGAGCCTGACACACACGGGCGGGATATAGACAGACACCGATCGACCCTCCGACCCCTTCTGCAACTACTAGGTGATTTTGTTTCTGCTACCATTTTAGAATACAGGAGCAAACTactagcaagcaagcaagcactTTGTACTACTGGCGAAGAAGATGGAGGATTATTGGGTCCAGCTCCCCACTGTTGTTCATGCTCTGCCGGGACCCTTGGGCGGGTCATGGCGGTTGTTGGGGCCGGACGGTTGGTAGTCGTTCACCTCCACGgtcatcctcgccgccggcctgctGCCGAGGttccacgccgccatcgacgccTCCTGCTTTCCAACACAAAGTCGTCAGGAATTCAGGATCACAGCTCCGTCAGTTCAACTTGGTGGGTAAGCACGCGTGATCTTTTTTGCTGTTTCTGGCTAATAGTTGTGTTGTGTAGAATCAGGAGGAAGAACAGGAGAGCGAGCTAGGCAGGAGACCACAGAAGAGGAATCAAGAATCAACTCGTACGGTACCTGGGAAGAAGTAAGCTTCAGAGCCGGCGGGTGCTGCTGCGGGCTCCCCAGGCGCAGGCATCCTGCAATCGCACGAGGCCACGAAGGCCCAGGCAAAATCAGCAACCGGGAAAAGAAAGAATCGCGGGAGCAGAGAAGTAATCAAAGGAGCAAAGGCCGGCACCGGCCATGGCCGAGCTTGGTGGCGGCCGAGACTCACTTGGCAGGGGGACGGAGGCGACGAGCGGGAGGAGAAGGAGGCCGGACAGCACGAGGAGCGCGAGGAGGGGCTTCCCGGCGCGGCGCGCCATTTCGCCCGTGCTCGCTCGCGAGAGTTGCCGCCGCGCGTGTTCAGGCTCAGAGTGAGGTGAAAGCAATTCTCTCAGCAACGGGCAAACGGGGATGGGATGACGCTGGGTGGTGTGGTGGACTGAACTGGTGGCGCTGCCGCGGGTTTTATAGTTGGACCACCGCCGTTGGCAGCAGGCTCACTGGCATCCTCTCGCTCTGGTCCGAAGGTCAACTATATCTGTGCCGCCTGCTTTTTTTAGAAGGTGAATGTTCTGTGGCCCGCACGGCACTAGGTAAGGTAACACACAGCTTTGCTTTTTACAGCACACTTTCTTGACCGCGACGAGCGAGTTGGCGGCACGCTAGGCAACTCACCGAGTCGCATGTCAGTAAAACACTGCGATAGAGTAACACAACTCACAAGTCACGGGTGACTAAGTTCACCAAGCGTGTTTGGTTGGGGAGCTAACTTAAATGGAACAGCTCCAATTCATTTTCTGAGAATGGGGCCGCTCCGTTCTACGTTTGGTAAGTAGAACGGAGCCGCTCCATTTTTTATTTGGTTGGAGAGTGCGCTAAAGTAGAACCATTCTAttctgtgtttggttggagagccaGGTTAGTGTGATTACCTCCTCCTTTCTTGGGGTGAGCTTACCACTATATTTCAATTAAAATGCACCATAATTAACTGAGTTTCAACATGACATAATATACAATATAATTAATTGAGTTTCAACATGACATAATATGTAGAATTAATCCCAAGTGCATTGTTCAAGGACACATGCAAAAGTACAGCGTATACATGAGTTCAAGTCAACTAAAATAACTAGACTAACCAACATAGGGGAAGCAGCCACAATAACACTAACCATGACCCACAAGCTAGAAGTTCTCACTGACGAAACTCGAAAACCACGATAGCTTCCAATCGGATGGTAGATTTACGAAAGCATGGGCATCATTGGGATGCCTAACCAAGTGATGATAGTATCGAGTCTTGTGGTGAAGCTCAAAACCTGGAAGACTGTCCACGGCTTCAAACAAACCATCTGTTAAAGCATTGTTTGCTTTCTCTATTGCCTTTGCTAGCCTTTGGCTGCCACGACCAAATGCTTCAACCAAGCAATCAGTCTTTCTCCCGGTATCATCAGTAGTCTTGGCTCTCTTAGCTGGCCTAGTTGACGAAGATATATCATCATTGACAACACTTTTATCAATACCATGGTTTAGCCCATCACTTTCTGCAATGGCATCACCCCCATTGCTCACACCTTCACTTTTATCAGTCCCAATTGGTTCATTAGAGCTCTTTGCATACTGACCGGTAGCGACACAATTGCCAAAGATTGTAGCTGGAAAACCATAGTATGGAAGAGGCTTATTCAAATATTCATCATCAACCTTGTTTTTTTGGATCCTAACAGCGAGTGCAACACTAATTAAATACAATATCCAGCATATAGTGATATCAAATACCGCCATATGTCCTTTGCAGTGGTCATGATTTAAAGAGACAATGAATTCATCTTCATCCCAAAGAGCAGCACTCAAATTCTTAAGATAGTTAATCCTAGCGTACTTCTTCTTCCATGTCTTCAAGTGATTACTAATGTCTTCAAGTGATTACTAACTTGATCACCTATCCTTTTGAGTTTAAAATGATCGTTGAGAGCCTTAGCACAAGCGTTGAGTTGAGATGAACTTTCTTGAAGCCGGTAGAGGTCTTAGTGCCAAGATCAAAACAAAAAATCACGGATCGAACAGATCAACAAATCAAAGATAGGGGCGGTGccccgcggggggggggggtggcgagGAGCGGTCGCCTGCGGGGGGCGGTCACATGGAtccggcggcgggggtggggggcggCGAGCGATCGCCTGGATCCgtcggcgggggggggggggggggggggtcaccTGGATCCGCCGAGGGGGGGGGGAGTGTCACCTGGATCTGGCGGCAGCGGCCGTGGGGGGGGGGTGAGGGGGCAGTGCCCTATCTCGCGCGTGCGGGAGACAGGAACGGGAGCGCTCGCGTCCGGTTGGTTTGGACGAGTGGTCTCGTTCCGCATATTAGGGGAATACTCGTATCTTTTGGCTACCTGAACCACTCCACTCTTTCTCGATTACAACCAAACACGCAGAAAAAAGGAGCGGAGCGGCTCCATTCCGATTCGCTCCTCAACTAAACACACTCTAAAAGCACGTTGATTATAAGATCATGGGGATGCAAAATCTCAACTGATTCCTAATGGCACCATACCCGTGTCCTTAAACCTATGTAATTTATTTTTTTCTGAAGCGAACCGGGCAGCCTTCCTGAATCTGCATTACTCAGGAACACCTGGATCTCTAGTTGCTTGTGTTTTTGCAGCCTGTCATCCGTGCTCGATTCGTGAGCAAATCATTGCTGACAGATATTTGCGAGGACATCCCAGCTGCACAGACGGATCGTGATGCAATTCGCTCTGAACCTTTTGTTTCTTGCTCGTCCTTCCTGCCTCATCATCTCGGTGATGCCGACCCGTAACTCTGACGAGCCCCCACGTACATGCGCATGGCGTGCGTGCAAGGGACTCGCGTGTTCAGATCGTGGCCTCACCATTGCACTAGACAAGCACTGCTGTGTCTATCTGTGGCAGCGGGTGATGTTTTTTTCAGCCAGATAGCTAGTTTCAGCAACATTCGCTGCTTGCGTCGTTACTCATGCCGTTGGTGTTTGACTTCCAGGGAGCTAGAGCTCGACGATTAGTGCACCTCAACTCGATTTTTTTAATCTTTGGTACTAATTACATAATTCTAATTTGTTGGCGTGTCCTGTATCGCGAATAGCGACACGCACTTTTGGAATATGGGTTAGTTGTTCCTCGCGTCCTGCTGTTTTTTACAAAACAAAACACAATGAAAACACGACGAGATGGGCGTCCATATCACCCGTGCTAGACTGCTAGGAATGCCTATGGACATGTCTAGTTCACATCCGCACACACTACTGCCGTACTTTTTTTTGTGGCCAAATCATGCTTAAAACGTGATACAAACAATTTATATTCGTCACAACTTATGTAAGATTTGACAAGGCTACAGTCTACAACATGTAAATTTAGAGGCGTGACATGACATAAACCAAGTACCCCACCTAAAAAATTGTGGTGTGCCTAACGTTTTCGCGTGCTAATGTTTGACAACAAATCAAACATGTCTGTACTCTTGCTGGGTTACTTTTTTCTACTTCATAAGCGTTTTGGTGCAGTCTAGGGATGTTATAGCTCATATCGCACTACTACATATTTAACATTCCCTGAATGTCTTTTCTTTCTAAAATAGACAAGGGTTATCGTTCTTTTTTTTCTCATTTGGCTGAGTTTTTTTAGTTTAATTTGGACAATACCCCCCTCCCCCCACCAAAAAAGTAGGATACTTGACCAGTGTCAGTGGGAGTTTTATAAGAGTTTTATGGGCATTAAATTTTATCATCAGTAAATTTGCTGACATGACAGGATCATCGtgaagagagaaaagggagagtTTCATGAGATGAGAGAAGACTTTTATCCCTATGACACTTATCTGGCTCGATTACCAAGTTCTCAATCTTCATAACTGTGCAACAAAACTATGCATTGAGACTGGCCTAATAAATAACTCTAAAAAATATCTAAGTTAGAGTTGGAAAAAACTTGGCTGCTTGATGAATCAAAAGAAGCAGGCTATTCACTGGAGGCATCAAAAATGCTGAAAAATCTAGTTGTAACGGCCCATTTTGTTCTGATGAAAATCTAGTGGTGCAAAAGAAGCAATGGACTAATGGATTTATGAGGTCGTGAAAATGGTCTTCGTGCCATTTTTTTCGGATGAAAATCAGTggcggagggggggggggggtggcatGGCCCCTCCTATGCTCGGCATGTCGACTCAAATAGACAGTTACAAATTACATGATTAGTTGAGTACAATAGTGCTCTTACAACTTAAATGAGTATGATTGGATTTCAACAATAAAAACAAGTATATAATATTCTAAGTGAATTAAATTAGAGTACATAACTTAAATAGAAAATAGTTTAATAAAGTCGAACTTCGAGTTGGAACTGGATATAATTGTACTACTCTAGTGCACACTTTTTTTTCATTTAGGACTTATCACAACTTTCTTCCAAAAATTTAATTTTAATCTAAAGATGTATTTAGTTGGAGAACAAAACAGGATGGGATGAATCCATCCACTTGCACCGCAGCTTGCGTCACTTCCCGCCACATCCACTTGTAACAGGGCATTTTGTTCCGATGAAAATCTAGTGGTGACAAGAAGCAGTGTATTAGTAGATTTATGAAGTCAAGAGAATGGTCTTGGCGCCATTTTTGTTCGGATGAAAATGTATCGGATCGATCCCACGTACTACCCTTACCATCCAATCTCGACATATACTAAGTTCCATACGAGACGAGCAGCAACCACTGATAACGGGCTAGTGCTGAAGTTCAGTTATTCATACACACGGTCCGATCCGTGCCTGATGTCTGACAGACGCGAACGCGATGAGCTTTCAAACGGGTCCAGAGAAACACCACGAGTTTTGGGGGGACAGTGGTGTCCGATCCGACGGCAAACCACGCGCTAATGTTGCCACCGCTCCCGTGCTACACATACATCCCGGTGAAAATTCTCCGGTTCAGACACGCCGTGTGCTTAGATCGATCGAGAGCTCGCACGGAATCTGGCGGAACCGCTTGCTTCAGCTTCAGGATGTCTTCCTCCTGTTGCTGCGTTCGGAGAGCTTTCAGTTTGACACGCCACATGCGGAACAGTGGAAGTTGGCAAGGCACCACTAGTACCACTACATGCGCAAGTCTTTCTTAACCCATCATCAACCCTAAATGGGCATGCACTGCCGCCACTCGCACCAGCGGTTTCCAAGCTCGAGTCCTTTTTAATCAGCTGGCTGCGGGCTGCGGCGCCTCATCCAGATAGGTATT from Panicum hallii strain FIL2 chromosome 3, PHallii_v3.1, whole genome shotgun sequence encodes:
- the LOC112884018 gene encoding uncharacterized protein LOC112884018, with product MARRAGKPLLALLVLSGLLLLPLVASVPLPRCLRLGSPQQHPPALKLTSSQEASMAAWNLGSRPAARMTVEVNDYQPSGPNNRHDPPKGPGRA